The DNA sequence CGCACCCCGACGTCCCGATCTTCGCCGCCGCGCTCGACCGCGAGCTCAACGCGAATGGCTACATCCTTCCCGGACTCGGCGACGCCGGCGACCGCTTGTTCGGCACGCGCTGAGCGACGGGCGCCGCCACGCGATGTGTGACGGCGCGCACGTTGCGCGATGATTGGCGTCGGCACATCGTTTGCTTCGACACACGTCCTCTTGTCTGGAATCACGAATAGTCGTATCGTTCGCGCGGGTTCGGTCCCCCCACGTTGCACGCATCTCGCCTCGCCCCCACCGAATGCTCATCAATCTGCTGCCGGATTTCTTCGCCGCGCTCCAAAGCGTCGATCCCGTCGCAGCGTACCATCGGTACTTCGAGGCCAACCGTCCCATCCTCGCGGCGTACTGGCACAACTACGTCATCGAGCCCGCAGGACCGCACTTCCAGGACGTCGTCCGCGAGACCGTCCGCGCCGACCGCAGCGATCTCCGCGCGATGCTCGAGCGCACCGACGTCGTTGCGCTCGCCAAGCAGGCCGAGGCCGCCTGCACCGAGCTCTTCAACATCGATTCCACCGTCGACGTCGTCCTCATGGCCGGCGTCGGCGCCGCCAACGCCGGCGAGCTCGTCGTCAACGGACGCGGCATCGCGTTCGTGTGCCTCGAACATTTCACGAGCATCGCGAACCCGCAGACGCGCGGCCTAGGCCTCGACCCCGAGCTCATTCCGATGTGGCTCGCGCACGAGATCGCCCACTGCGTGCGCTACACCTCGCCGCAGAGCCGCGCCGAGATGCGGCGCGCCGTCGCCGGCGCCAGCGGCTTCTACAGCTATTGGGAGACCGGTCGCGTCGCGACCCTTCGCGAGCACCTCGTCAACGAGGGACTCGCCGTGCAGGCCTCCAAGATGGTCAGCCCGGGGCACGCGCCCTGGGAGTACTATGGATTCCAGCGTCGCCAGTTCGCGCGGGTGCGTGAACTCGAAGCGGTGCTCTCGC is a window from the Pseudogemmatithrix spongiicola genome containing:
- a CDS encoding DUF2268 domain-containing putative Zn-dependent protease (predicted Zn-dependent protease with a strongly conserved HExxH motif), whose amino-acid sequence is MLINLLPDFFAALQSVDPVAAYHRYFEANRPILAAYWHNYVIEPAGPHFQDVVRETVRADRSDLRAMLERTDVVALAKQAEAACTELFNIDSTVDVVLMAGVGAANAGELVVNGRGIAFVCLEHFTSIANPQTRGLGLDPELIPMWLAHEIAHCVRYTSPQSRAEMRRAVAGASGFYSYWETGRVATLREHLVNEGLAVQASKMVSPGHAPWEYYGFQRRQFARVRELEAVLSRAVADDLDRAGLGLRLRWLSGGMSDEARTVQRHVLPERAGYFVGAQMVEAAIAEHGIAWALRAEARELTSFADAAARTA